From Pigmentibacter ruber, a single genomic window includes:
- a CDS encoding multidrug effflux MFS transporter has translation MNNEALVSHTEIKKNELSKFRKIVFIFAIIIICAIGFVASDIYLPSLPAIAEYFKIEAFWAQYTMTAFLITMAFCQIFCGALSDKFGRKKILIIFMIIFILSSLGCYFSQSIYQLIIFRIFQALGACAGMTIGQAIVADLFDAKEMAKVLSITIPLVAFSPAIAPVVGGHIETIYNWQSNFLILAGYGVFIIFLLCLPIIPSYPKHSNIAEGSAFDFKIFRKIITNRKFFALTFFMKASNASYFAFLAASPFLLKKFGYPPTVVGYAFCAASFPYMFASLLGRRLSIKRTSFQIIFIGLVLNFLGASLLILHYFIHWEHLLALMIPVFIITIGNGLLMPFSSANAISLFPKHAGMVTGTIGSIQLTAAGIATGIIGIIENGTLLPIGIFILAIASVAMLIFLSTFSLSRQSDKSINI, from the coding sequence ATGAATAATGAGGCTTTAGTAAGTCATACTGAAATAAAAAAAAATGAGCTTAGTAAATTTCGTAAAATAGTATTTATTTTTGCAATAATTATTATTTGTGCTATTGGTTTTGTTGCTTCAGATATATATCTGCCATCACTCCCTGCTATTGCTGAGTACTTTAAAATAGAAGCCTTTTGGGCACAATATACAATGACTGCTTTTTTAATAACAATGGCTTTTTGTCAAATATTTTGTGGTGCTTTATCAGATAAATTTGGACGAAAAAAAATTCTAATAATTTTTATGATAATTTTTATTTTATCATCTTTGGGTTGTTACTTTTCGCAGAGTATTTATCAATTAATTATATTTAGAATTTTTCAGGCATTAGGCGCTTGTGCTGGAATGACAATAGGTCAAGCAATTGTTGCAGACTTATTCGATGCAAAAGAAATGGCAAAAGTGCTTTCAATCACAATTCCTTTAGTAGCGTTTTCACCAGCAATTGCGCCTGTTGTAGGTGGGCATATTGAGACTATTTATAATTGGCAATCAAATTTTTTAATTTTAGCTGGTTACGGAGTTTTTATAATTTTTCTTCTCTGTTTACCAATTATTCCTTCTTATCCTAAACACAGTAACATAGCTGAAGGGAGTGCGTTTGATTTTAAAATATTTCGGAAAATAATTACGAATAGAAAATTTTTTGCGTTAACATTTTTTATGAAAGCTTCTAATGCTTCTTACTTTGCTTTCTTGGCTGCAAGTCCATTTTTATTGAAAAAATTTGGATATCCCCCAACTGTTGTTGGATACGCATTTTGTGCAGCATCGTTTCCTTATATGTTTGCTTCTTTACTAGGAAGAAGACTTTCAATTAAAAGAACGAGTTTCCAAATTATTTTTATTGGATTGGTATTAAATTTTTTAGGAGCATCACTCCTAATCTTGCATTATTTTATTCATTGGGAACATTTACTCGCTTTAATGATTCCGGTTTTTATAATAACAATTGGAAATGGTTTGCTTATGCCTTTTTCATCAGCTAATGCAATTTCTTTATTTCCTAAACATGCAGGAATGGTAACTGGGACTATTGGATCTATTCAGCTCACCGCCGCTGGAATTGCCACTGGAATTATCGGAATAATTGAAAATGGTACCCTTTTACCAATCGGTATTTTTATTTTGGCTATTGCCTCAGTTGCCATGCTCATTTTTCTATCCACTTTTAGTCTTTCTAGACAGTCAGATAAATCAATTAACATATAG
- the fabD gene encoding ACP S-malonyltransferase: MMDKIFMFPGQGSQIVGMAKDIYQEFKEVKLVFQEASDTLGFSMEKLCFEDSENKLNLTEFTQPAILTVSTSVLKALKERVELKPAIVAGHSLGEYSALVSIGAISFSDALKSVHFRGQAMQRAVPVGVGAMAAYLGNNGIEVEALCKELSKPEHIVEVVNFNSPGQLVLSGHKTGVEKACEVIAEKKLGKAKALPVSAPFHSSLMQPAAEEMRIFLQNIQLNLFNTEIVANVDAKLHSASSYSKDILVKQIAHPVLWTQSLNAINFKYPEAYWIEIGPGKVLQGLAKKTLDTSHCFGTSDLDSLLSLIQNLS; this comes from the coding sequence ATGATGGATAAAATTTTTATGTTTCCCGGACAAGGAAGCCAAATAGTTGGGATGGCAAAAGATATTTATCAAGAATTTAAAGAGGTTAAACTGGTATTCCAAGAAGCTTCAGATACTCTTGGGTTCAGCATGGAAAAACTTTGCTTTGAAGATTCAGAAAATAAATTAAATTTAACTGAATTTACTCAACCAGCCATATTAACTGTAAGTACTAGTGTGTTAAAAGCTTTAAAAGAAAGAGTGGAATTAAAACCTGCTATAGTTGCTGGCCACAGTTTGGGAGAATATTCTGCGTTGGTAAGTATTGGTGCAATTTCTTTTTCAGATGCACTGAAGTCCGTTCATTTTAGAGGGCAGGCTATGCAACGCGCTGTTCCAGTTGGAGTTGGAGCTATGGCTGCTTACCTTGGAAATAATGGAATCGAAGTTGAAGCTTTGTGTAAAGAACTTTCCAAACCAGAACATATTGTTGAAGTGGTTAATTTTAATTCACCAGGTCAATTAGTGTTAAGTGGGCATAAAACAGGTGTAGAAAAAGCTTGCGAAGTAATAGCAGAGAAAAAATTGGGTAAAGCAAAAGCTTTGCCAGTTAGCGCTCCTTTTCACTCTTCTCTTATGCAGCCAGCTGCTGAAGAAATGCGAATATTTTTACAAAATATTCAACTAAATTTATTTAACACTGAAATTGTTGCAAATGTTGATGCTAAACTGCATTCTGCAAGTTCATATTCTAAAGATATTTTAGTAAAACAAATTGCACATCCTGTTCTGTGGACTCAATCCTTAAATGCTATAAATTTTAAATATCCAGAAGCTTATTGGATAGAGATTGGTCCAGGTAAAGTTCTTCAAGGTTTAGCTAAAAAAACTTTGGACACATCCCATTGTTTTGGAACAAGTGATTTAGATTCACTTTTAAGTTTAATACAAAATCTATCTTAA
- a CDS encoding dihydrofolate reductase family protein has translation MQKTILNQINITNIMAISVDGKIASHASESTSERNKIGMLCSADFERLKQAVALNDCVFISSKSIEVEKGAFRVSKNSEKGTEPEWIVFTLSGTCNFSHPFWGQKEIPKSLFHVVDFNINSNPDLSIKEIIIKNEKITFYKGNISGLIEYLVKNKKTKYGLLGGGKLNASFWEQNLVNNLLLTLSPMLFGKFDLPSLVSSSHLLLKKLKCEGIAQLGDFIFIDYKVL, from the coding sequence TTGCAAAAAACCATACTTAATCAAATTAATATTACTAATATTATGGCTATTTCTGTTGACGGAAAAATTGCTAGTCATGCTTCTGAATCTACAAGTGAAAGAAATAAAATTGGCATGCTTTGTTCTGCTGATTTCGAAAGACTAAAACAAGCTGTTGCATTAAATGATTGTGTGTTTATTAGTTCTAAAAGTATTGAAGTTGAAAAAGGTGCTTTTAGAGTTAGTAAAAACTCAGAAAAAGGGACAGAGCCCGAATGGATAGTCTTTACGCTTTCTGGTACATGTAATTTCTCCCATCCTTTTTGGGGCCAAAAAGAAATTCCAAAATCTTTATTTCATGTGGTAGATTTTAATATAAACTCTAATCCTGATTTATCTATTAAAGAAATAATTATAAAAAATGAAAAAATTACTTTCTATAAAGGAAATATTTCTGGCCTAATAGAATATCTTGTAAAAAATAAAAAAACAAAATATGGATTACTTGGTGGTGGAAAATTAAATGCCTCTTTTTGGGAGCAAAATTTAGTAAACAACCTTTTACTTACTTTAAGTCCAATGTTATTTGGAAAATTTGATCTTCCTTCTTTAGTTTCTTCTTCGCACCTTCTTTTAAAGAAACTAAAATGTGAAGGTATTGCTCAATTGGGTGATTTTATTTTTATTGACTATAAGGTGCTATAA
- a CDS encoding ABC transporter substrate-binding protein, whose amino-acid sequence MCYLKLVLCFAFVNCLAIAKQDDRKRLIYYCGNRADKPWDENSDLACSGSFYPAVLDSLFYIDHNAELKSDILDTFRWDYKNKHYKLKLKDNLYFHNKRKVNAKDLEFSILRYFFVFKPSIGNTFHLNIKGTKKISKGQKFESGLVEGVKIIDDLTIALVPAKANPSFLYTFTHFSFALVPKEELKEDYITWKEWPIGLGAYKVVDFNKKEKSVTLLLNNKKNYPNAAEEVLFQQERKIEPDITIKDFLASKSNKYVKERLLVPMYRRVIEFNFNSEYGRSKEFRRAIALAISREELVKKTYIPTNPLYEILLSSSLGRINIKESQNINEAKKVITLITKNKKNVFLIPYSEDLSYLGAEYRNILKKQLENVGINILFIENNKNIWDPFSIEFLNAPFYIHSTEGDYYDPILNFTKYKKGSPSQNSFLKDDLIEVLLEETKEAPSRDILNERLKNISRYFYEQRILIPLFEIPSIVYYKKEKIKSIGRQFGGITLYLQNIEVKK is encoded by the coding sequence ATGTGTTATCTTAAACTTGTTTTATGCTTTGCTTTCGTTAATTGCTTAGCAATTGCTAAACAGGATGACAGAAAAAGACTCATTTACTACTGCGGTAATAGGGCAGATAAGCCGTGGGATGAAAATTCTGATCTAGCTTGCAGTGGCAGTTTTTATCCTGCTGTTCTAGATTCTTTATTTTATATCGATCATAATGCTGAATTAAAATCAGATATTCTTGATACTTTTCGTTGGGACTATAAAAATAAACACTATAAATTGAAATTAAAGGATAATCTTTATTTTCATAATAAAAGAAAAGTTAATGCAAAAGATCTTGAGTTTAGTATTTTAAGATATTTTTTTGTTTTTAAACCCAGTATTGGAAACACTTTTCATTTAAATATTAAAGGAACTAAAAAAATATCAAAAGGGCAAAAATTTGAATCAGGTCTTGTTGAGGGTGTAAAAATAATTGATGATTTAACTATTGCTTTAGTACCAGCAAAAGCTAATCCTTCATTTTTATATACGTTCACGCATTTTTCTTTTGCATTAGTTCCAAAAGAAGAATTAAAAGAAGATTATATAACATGGAAAGAGTGGCCAATTGGGTTAGGAGCGTATAAAGTAGTTGATTTTAATAAAAAAGAAAAATCTGTTACTTTGTTGTTAAATAATAAAAAAAATTATCCAAATGCAGCTGAAGAAGTATTGTTTCAGCAAGAAAGAAAAATTGAACCAGATATCACAATTAAAGATTTTTTAGCATCTAAAAGTAATAAGTATGTTAAAGAAAGACTTTTAGTACCAATGTATAGAAGAGTTATAGAATTTAATTTTAATTCTGAATATGGTCGTTCTAAAGAATTTAGGCGTGCAATTGCTTTGGCTATTTCAAGAGAAGAATTAGTTAAAAAAACTTATATTCCGACAAATCCCTTATATGAAATATTATTATCATCTAGTTTAGGAAGGATAAATATAAAAGAAAGTCAAAATATAAATGAAGCTAAAAAAGTGATAACATTGATTACAAAGAACAAAAAAAATGTATTTTTGATTCCATATTCTGAAGATCTATCATATTTAGGAGCTGAATATAGAAATATTTTAAAAAAGCAACTTGAAAATGTTGGTATTAATATTTTATTCATTGAAAACAACAAAAATATTTGGGATCCCTTTTCTATTGAATTTTTAAATGCACCGTTCTATATTCATTCCACTGAAGGTGATTATTATGATCCTATTTTAAATTTTACAAAGTATAAAAAAGGATCTCCTTCACAAAACTCTTTTTTAAAAGATGATCTTATAGAAGTCTTATTAGAAGAAACTAAAGAAGCACCTAGTAGAGATATTTTAAATGAAAGGTTAAAAAATATTTCCAGATACTTTTATGAACAAAGGATATTAATTCCACTTTTTGAGATACCTAGTATTGTATACTATAAGAAAGAGAAGATTAAATCTATTGGAAGGCAATTTGGAGGAATAACTCTATATTTACAAAATATTGAAGTTAAAAAGTAA
- a CDS encoding hybrid sensor histidine kinase/response regulator encodes MKLRPISEEILKRSARKGLIFSIISFCIILIILSLYAYDVYFGRTQKLVRGYVPEISSALIIGDVLFVKKMLSSIEKSLYFSSIYIYDQVDDRIIIFNGNAFSVKGKFVINKKYSLIFRNGELYFLTTLPMQGKDIENILSITFIQKINYFLNLLILFLIILFPVLTFLYVRRQSKKNYEEMFIPIMTLSENLKSISSSKEQYDKFVNYLELDLIYKNINSVYLELNNAQEQLKQMHMMRAISNTIQMLAHDLRHPFAHIKNALHVMLRLSSYDEIRQYIKDTGRAIEKDILKVENMLSDLLHFRTEGQPNIVETSFYKLIYAVIKNCFEVQCKTNIELLYDFKHQYFVNVDIQKMERVLSNIITNAIEAMNGKGVIQFSTREYFDLGQLYIEICIANTNSYIEDEYKDKIFDLFFTKGKKRGTGIGLGIAKEIVQQHGGDIFFQSSKEEGVKFFIKIPHRKNLISDCKNDLFFPAKAQYFESNFDSHYNISLIEYENKSNIIENNLLNEISYIDLEKKYKILILEDDEVYVKNFYTLIANENLRQYFELYSYSNYEEAYSAYIELNPEYIICDIDLGLDDLNGFDFVSELRKNGSLAKICIHTNRFFKCDLERSISVKSDFFIAKPMSRFQFLKFLYSLINPNYTENSFFSTNEEKIENSEQISNNFLENKQNYSNTEKENVIIFIDDEDIYHKFWEMSVNDAKVLCFTDPELAIDYVSLNPYLIKNIKCVVVDYYYDNICKDIIQLKFLEKIKKLLINVPVFVSTNGIFVNNELDFFDGVIKKEPHSLEKLKNLYLDKFST; translated from the coding sequence TTGAAGTTGAGACCGATTTCAGAAGAAATACTAAAGCGTTCTGCTAGAAAAGGATTAATTTTTTCTATCATTTCTTTTTGTATAATTTTAATTATTCTTTCTTTATATGCGTATGATGTTTATTTTGGAAGAACTCAAAAATTAGTTCGAGGTTATGTTCCTGAAATTTCATCAGCACTAATAATTGGAGATGTATTATTTGTAAAAAAAATGCTTTCTTCTATTGAGAAAAGTTTATATTTTTCTTCAATTTATATTTACGATCAAGTAGATGATAGAATTATTATTTTTAATGGAAATGCATTTTCAGTTAAAGGCAAATTTGTAATTAATAAAAAATATTCACTTATATTTAGAAATGGTGAACTATATTTTTTGACTACTTTACCAATGCAAGGAAAAGATATTGAAAATATTCTTAGTATTACTTTTATTCAAAAAATTAATTATTTTTTAAATCTTCTTATTTTATTTTTGATAATTCTTTTTCCAGTATTAACTTTTCTATATGTTAGAAGACAAAGCAAAAAAAATTATGAAGAAATGTTTATTCCCATAATGACTCTTTCAGAAAATTTAAAAAGTATTTCTTCAAGTAAAGAGCAGTATGATAAATTTGTCAATTATTTAGAGTTAGATTTAATTTATAAAAATATTAATTCAGTATATTTAGAGTTAAATAATGCCCAAGAGCAATTAAAACAAATGCATATGATGCGGGCAATATCTAATACAATACAAATGTTAGCACATGATTTAAGACACCCTTTTGCACATATAAAAAATGCTTTACATGTTATGTTAAGACTTTCTAGTTATGATGAAATACGTCAGTATATTAAAGATACAGGCAGAGCTATAGAAAAAGATATTTTAAAAGTTGAAAATATGTTATCAGATCTTCTTCATTTTCGTACAGAAGGTCAACCAAATATAGTAGAAACAAGTTTTTATAAATTAATTTATGCAGTAATAAAAAACTGTTTTGAAGTACAATGTAAAACAAATATTGAACTATTATATGATTTTAAACATCAATATTTTGTTAATGTTGATATTCAAAAAATGGAAAGAGTTCTTTCAAATATTATTACTAATGCTATAGAAGCAATGAATGGTAAAGGAGTTATTCAGTTTTCTACTCGTGAGTATTTCGATTTAGGCCAACTATACATTGAAATTTGTATAGCTAATACCAATTCATATATAGAGGATGAATACAAAGACAAGATATTTGATCTTTTTTTTACTAAAGGAAAAAAAAGAGGAACAGGAATTGGACTAGGTATAGCAAAAGAAATTGTGCAACAACATGGAGGGGACATTTTTTTTCAATCATCAAAAGAAGAAGGAGTTAAATTTTTTATAAAAATACCGCACAGAAAAAATCTAATTTCTGATTGTAAAAATGATTTGTTTTTTCCTGCAAAAGCACAATACTTTGAAAGTAATTTTGATTCACATTATAATATTTCTTTGATAGAATATGAAAACAAATCTAATATTATAGAAAATAATCTCTTAAATGAAATATCTTATATTGATTTAGAAAAAAAATATAAAATACTTATTCTTGAAGATGATGAAGTTTATGTGAAGAATTTTTATACATTAATTGCAAATGAAAATTTAAGGCAATATTTTGAATTGTACTCTTATAGTAATTATGAGGAAGCTTATTCTGCTTATATTGAATTAAATCCAGAATATATTATTTGTGATATTGATTTAGGATTAGATGATTTAAATGGATTTGATTTTGTTTCAGAGTTAAGGAAAAATGGTTCACTTGCAAAAATTTGTATTCACACAAATAGATTTTTCAAATGTGATTTAGAAAGATCCATATCTGTGAAGTCTGATTTTTTTATAGCAAAACCTATGTCAAGATTTCAATTTTTAAAGTTTTTATATTCTTTAATAAATCCAAATTATACTGAAAATTCCTTTTTTTCAACTAACGAAGAAAAAATTGAAAATTCAGAACAAATAAGCAATAATTTTCTAGAAAATAAACAAAATTATTCAAATACAGAAAAAGAAAATGTTATTATTTTTATAGATGATGAGGATATATATCATAAATTTTGGGAGATGAGTGTAAACGATGCTAAGGTATTATGTTTTACTGATCCTGAATTAGCAATAGATTATGTATCTTTAAATCCTTATTTAATTAAAAACATAAAGTGTGTTGTTGTAGATTATTATTATGACAATATATGCAAAGATATTATTCAATTAAAATTCCTAGAAAAAATAAAGAAATTATTGATTAATGTACCTGTTTTTGTTTCAACAAATGGTATTTTTGTAAATAATGAACTAGATTTTTTTGATGGTGTAATTAAAAAAGAGCCTCATTCGTTGGAAAAATTAAAAAATTTATATCTAGATAAATTTAGTACATAG
- the ffh gene encoding signal recognition particle protein — protein sequence MFDLVTQGFKDASLKLKGQARLTDENIAPALDAVKRSLLDADVDLKVTKEFIENIRQKALDEVVSVKTKSGQKVSAGDHFIKTCHDELVDFLGGNQTDIIKNTKGPTVILLVGLQGAGKTTHAAKLAKLLAEKHKMRPLLVAADVYRPAARDQLKILGEKINIPVFTLESSNAVEIAQKGIEHARNEWLDLVIIDTAGRLAIDNNLMSELENIKSAVNPQNILLVIDSMIGQDAVRTASAFDLRLQLSGVILTKLDGDTRGGAALSVKKVTGKNILFVGTGETLDKLEEFRPEGMAGRILGMGDVVGLMDDFTKVLDMEKAEKSANRLMEGHFDFNDFLEMIGTIGKMGPIKDVLAKTPIASQISDKDMDKVNDRDIVRKGAIVQSMTAKERENPDLLIIQKSQTARSRIARIAKGSAHTEKDVKDLVDQFMQMRQMMQMFSGFGGLGGGGMLSKIPGLGQINQMAKMAKMAKMMGGAGGGGLGAMGGAGMGGLNSLFGGGGMPQTGGGGLSSADLAELNRMKKRKKEEKLKKQKKR from the coding sequence ATGTTTGACTTAGTCACCCAAGGTTTTAAAGATGCAAGTCTCAAATTAAAAGGACAAGCAAGGCTTACAGACGAAAACATTGCTCCTGCTCTGGACGCAGTCAAAAGATCCTTGCTCGATGCGGACGTTGACCTCAAAGTTACAAAAGAATTCATTGAAAATATTCGTCAAAAAGCTTTAGATGAAGTTGTTTCAGTAAAAACAAAATCAGGCCAAAAAGTATCAGCTGGTGATCATTTTATAAAAACATGCCACGATGAACTCGTGGATTTTTTAGGTGGAAATCAAACTGACATAATAAAAAATACAAAAGGTCCTACAGTAATTTTGTTGGTGGGATTACAAGGGGCTGGTAAAACAACACATGCTGCTAAACTAGCAAAACTTTTAGCTGAAAAACATAAAATGCGTCCCCTACTCGTAGCTGCCGATGTTTATCGCCCTGCTGCAAGAGATCAATTAAAAATACTTGGGGAAAAAATTAATATTCCAGTATTTACTTTAGAATCTAGCAATGCTGTAGAAATCGCACAAAAGGGTATTGAACATGCAAGAAATGAATGGCTCGATTTAGTCATTATCGATACAGCAGGTCGTCTAGCAATTGATAACAATTTAATGAGTGAACTTGAAAATATAAAATCTGCTGTTAATCCACAAAATATCTTGCTTGTCATTGATTCCATGATTGGACAAGATGCTGTAAGAACAGCTTCTGCATTTGATTTACGCTTGCAATTGTCTGGAGTCATCTTAACTAAACTGGATGGAGATACGCGTGGAGGTGCTGCGCTATCTGTAAAAAAAGTCACTGGGAAAAATATTTTATTTGTTGGTACTGGGGAAACTCTTGATAAACTTGAAGAGTTCAGACCAGAAGGAATGGCAGGACGCATATTAGGGATGGGTGATGTTGTTGGGTTGATGGACGACTTCACAAAAGTTTTAGATATGGAAAAAGCCGAAAAAAGCGCGAATCGTTTAATGGAAGGCCATTTTGATTTTAATGATTTTTTAGAAATGATAGGAACGATTGGCAAAATGGGGCCAATTAAAGATGTTTTAGCAAAAACTCCAATCGCTTCCCAAATATCAGATAAAGATATGGATAAGGTAAATGATAGAGATATCGTTCGCAAAGGGGCAATAGTCCAATCCATGACTGCTAAGGAAAGAGAAAATCCAGACTTATTAATTATTCAAAAATCACAAACTGCACGTAGTCGGATAGCCAGAATTGCAAAAGGTTCGGCTCATACTGAAAAAGACGTAAAAGATCTTGTGGATCAGTTCATGCAAATGCGCCAAATGATGCAAATGTTTAGCGGTTTTGGCGGCTTAGGTGGTGGTGGAATGCTATCTAAAATTCCAGGGCTTGGTCAAATCAATCAAATGGCAAAAATGGCTAAAATGGCTAAAATGATGGGCGGCGCTGGTGGCGGAGGCTTAGGGGCTATGGGCGGTGCAGGAATGGGAGGACTCAATAGCCTATTTGGAGGTGGAGGAATGCCTCAAACGGGTGGTGGAGGACTCAGTTCTGCTGACCTAGCAGAATTAAATAGAATGAAAAAAAGAAAAAAAGAAGAAAAATTAAAGAAACAGAAAAAACGTTAA
- the map gene encoding type I methionyl aminopeptidase, which yields MPKLKSQDDILKMRAAGRLAAQTLRYAGELVKPGISTEAINQAVHNFIVENGAYPSPLNYKGYPKSVCTSINDVICHGIPSEKEILQEGDIVNIDVTVTLDGYFGDCSRTFYVGEHISAERIKVTEVAEESLVRGIIAAKHGNRLGDVGSAIQNFAEKEGCSVVRDFVGHGIGKVFHEPDLQVPHYGKAGTGLKIVRGMIFTIEPMINAGDWRMKMLKDGWTAKTLDGKASAQFEHTIAIVGDGVEILTALEDDPIAIKVKKMGGNVLWPELKV from the coding sequence GTGCCTAAGTTAAAATCTCAAGATGACATTCTAAAAATGCGTGCTGCTGGAAGACTGGCGGCGCAAACCTTACGCTATGCAGGTGAACTTGTTAAACCTGGGATTAGTACTGAAGCCATTAATCAGGCTGTTCACAATTTTATTGTTGAAAACGGAGCATACCCTAGTCCTTTAAATTATAAGGGTTATCCAAAATCAGTCTGTACCAGTATTAATGATGTTATTTGTCATGGAATACCAAGTGAAAAAGAAATATTGCAAGAAGGTGATATTGTAAATATTGATGTTACTGTTACTTTAGATGGTTATTTTGGTGATTGTTCAAGAACTTTTTATGTAGGTGAACATATTTCAGCTGAGCGAATTAAAGTAACAGAAGTGGCTGAAGAAAGTTTAGTACGAGGTATAATTGCTGCTAAACATGGAAATAGATTAGGCGATGTTGGTAGTGCAATCCAAAATTTTGCAGAAAAAGAAGGTTGTAGCGTTGTACGTGATTTTGTTGGTCATGGCATAGGCAAAGTTTTTCATGAACCTGATTTACAAGTCCCACATTATGGAAAGGCTGGAACTGGTTTGAAAATTGTCCGTGGTATGATTTTCACAATAGAACCAATGATAAATGCAGGTGATTGGCGAATGAAAATGTTAAAGGATGGTTGGACTGCAAAAACATTAGACGGCAAAGCATCGGCGCAGTTTGAACATACTATTGCTATTGTTGGTGATGGAGTTGAAATACTCACAGCCTTAGAAGATGATCCTATAGCAATCAAAGTAAAAAAAATGGGTGGAAATGTTTTGTGGCCTGAATTAAAGGTCTAG
- the miaB gene encoding tRNA (N6-isopentenyl adenosine(37)-C2)-methylthiotransferase MiaB — protein MFGLKNKFLLNSSTPITPEALFAKYMPKPQVEYPNVGEKNEAFLKKVYIQTWGCQMNVADSERMLGLLGRLNYRPTEAVEEADFVLLNTCHIREKARHKVVSRLGEIKPLKETNPNLIIAVSGCVAQAESDALAKEVPYIDMIFGPDQIEDLPNLLEKVIEKSEKEKKEKEVFHKTKEIPFILTKFDNKEEGYSIPIDVVPPYYDENKNEVTRYVNIIKGCNNFCTFCVVPYTRGREKSRPEKEIIDEVNYLVDKGVKEIILLGQNVNSYGLDLIGAKDIHSSNGKLPFADLLYTVSAVPGVERIRFTTSNPHDFTPQLAKAFAELPKVTNSFHLAVQSGSDRILDRMNRQYTRAEYFERVKWIRDVRPEIAFSTDIIVGFPGETEQDFEDTLSLVQEMQFAFIFAFKYSIRKGTPATRFKEQVPEDVKDKRLQKLLDLQRKETERQNQAEINRVREVLVLYKNRKDEHSWYGRTYEGRLVKIHSPRNIVGKLVQVKITNANITALEGHLI, from the coding sequence ATGTTTGGCTTGAAAAATAAATTTTTATTAAACTCCTCTACACCTATAACTCCGGAAGCTTTATTTGCTAAATATATGCCTAAACCACAGGTAGAATATCCAAATGTTGGTGAAAAAAATGAGGCATTTTTAAAAAAAGTTTATATTCAAACATGGGGCTGCCAAATGAATGTTGCAGACTCAGAAAGAATGTTAGGTTTACTAGGAAGACTCAATTATCGTCCTACCGAAGCTGTTGAGGAAGCTGATTTTGTCCTACTTAATACATGCCATATTCGTGAAAAAGCAAGACACAAGGTTGTTAGCCGACTTGGAGAAATTAAACCTCTTAAAGAAACAAATCCAAATTTAATTATTGCAGTTTCAGGTTGTGTTGCCCAAGCAGAGTCAGATGCGCTAGCTAAAGAAGTACCTTATATTGATATGATTTTTGGTCCAGATCAAATTGAAGATCTTCCTAATCTTCTTGAAAAGGTTATTGAAAAATCAGAGAAAGAAAAAAAAGAAAAAGAAGTCTTTCATAAAACAAAGGAAATTCCTTTTATTTTAACTAAATTTGATAACAAAGAAGAAGGCTATTCTATCCCTATTGATGTTGTTCCTCCTTATTATGATGAAAACAAAAATGAAGTAACTAGATATGTTAACATTATTAAAGGTTGTAATAACTTTTGTACTTTCTGTGTTGTTCCTTATACCAGAGGCAGAGAAAAAAGTAGGCCTGAAAAAGAAATTATTGATGAGGTAAATTATTTAGTTGATAAAGGTGTAAAAGAAATTATTTTATTGGGTCAAAATGTTAATTCATATGGATTAGACTTAATAGGAGCAAAGGATATTCATTCATCAAATGGAAAATTACCTTTTGCCGATCTACTTTATACAGTAAGCGCTGTTCCAGGTGTGGAACGCATTCGCTTCACTACTTCTAATCCGCATGATTTCACACCACAACTAGCTAAAGCTTTTGCCGAATTACCTAAAGTAACAAACTCATTCCATCTAGCAGTCCAATCAGGAAGTGATAGAATTTTAGATAGAATGAATCGCCAATATACTCGTGCAGAATATTTTGAAAGAGTTAAATGGATTCGAGATGTGCGCCCAGAAATTGCTTTTAGCACTGATATTATTGTTGGTTTTCCCGGTGAAACAGAACAAGATTTTGAAGATACCTTAAGTCTTGTTCAAGAAATGCAATTTGCTTTTATTTTTGCTTTTAAATATTCTATTCGCAAGGGAACACCTGCTACTCGATTCAAAGAACAAGTTCCTGAAGATGTTAAAGATAAAAGACTCCAAAAATTATTAGATTTGCAACGCAAAGAAACAGAGAGACAAAATCAAGCAGAAATAAATCGTGTTAGAGAAGTATTGGTATTATATAAAAATAGAAAAGATGAGCATTCTTGGTATGGAAGAACTTATGAAGGTCGGTTGGTAAAAATTCATTCCCCAAGAAATATTGTTGGAAAACTTGTACAAGTTAAAATAACAAATGCCAATATAACTGCCCTAGAAGGTCATTTAATTTAA